The Salinispora tropica CNB-440 genome has a window encoding:
- a CDS encoding Lrp/AsnC family transcriptional regulator, whose protein sequence is MLDDIDRVLVTRLQHDATQSYATLGAAVDLSAGSAHERVRKLRERGVIRRTTVDVDPAAVGRGVLAYVMLGADEWMGDAATRDALAAIPEIQEAHITAGTASVLVKVRTATTEDLQALLRRLFAIDGVTSTQTIVVLESFFERPISVDPTR, encoded by the coding sequence ATGCTTGACGATATTGACCGCGTCCTGGTTACCCGCCTACAGCACGACGCGACCCAGTCCTACGCGACCCTCGGTGCGGCCGTTGACCTGTCCGCCGGTTCGGCGCACGAACGCGTACGTAAGCTGCGCGAGCGGGGCGTGATCCGGCGTACCACCGTTGACGTCGATCCGGCCGCCGTCGGCCGGGGCGTGCTCGCCTACGTGATGCTCGGCGCCGACGAGTGGATGGGGGACGCGGCCACCCGGGACGCACTCGCGGCCATACCCGAAATCCAGGAGGCACACATCACCGCCGGCACGGCGAGCGTGCTGGTGAAGGTTCGCACCGCCACCACCGAAGACCTGCAAGCCCTCCTGAGACGCCTCTTCGCCATCGACGGAGTCACCAGCACCCAGACCATCGTCGTCCTGGAGTCGTTCTTCGAGCGGCCGATCAGCGTTGACCCGACTCGCTGA